ACGAGGTCTACGGGGCAGGCACCACCGAGCAGATCGTGGACGCGCTGCTGGCCATGGACGAGGGCGGACCCGAGGCCCAGGACATCCTCGAGCTGTTCGAGGACACCGCCTTCATCGCCACCGACGACGACAACTACGCCACCATCGAGCAGGTGGCCCGCGACCTCGAGCTGATCGGCTCGCCGTGAGCACGACCGCCCCTGCGTGCGAGCTCGACGACCTGGTCGTGTCCTACGGCGCGGAGGTCGCCGTCGGCCCCCTGTCCCTGCGGGTGGCGCCGGGTGAGACGGTCGCGCTGGTCGGCCCGAGCGGCGCGGGCAAGACCTCCGTGCTGCGGGCCCTGTCGGGCATGGTCACCCCCGCGGCGGGGACCGTGCGCCTGGGGGGCGAGGACCTCGACCGCCTCCGCGGCCGGCGGGAGCTGCCGCGACGGGTCGGGATGGTCTCCCAGGGCCTGGACCTCGTCCCGCAGCTGTCGGTCAAGCACAACGTGCAGGCCGGCGCGTTGGGCCGATGGGGGCTCGCCCGGTCGCTGGCCGCGCTGGTGCTGCCCCTGGAGCACCCGCCGGCCCGCGCGGCCGCACGCCGCCTGGGCGTGGAGGACCTGTTCGCCAAGCGTGTGGCGGACCTGTCGGGCGGTGAGCAGCAGCGCGTCGCGCTGGCCCGCCTGCTCGTGCAGGACCCCGCCCTGGTCCTCGCCGACGAGCCCGTGGCCTCCCTGGACCCGGCCCGCGCCGACGACCTGCTCGGCCTGCTCTGCGAGGCCGCCCGCGAACGCGGGCGGACCCTGGTCGCGAGCCTGCACACCCCCGACCTGGCCCGCCGTCACTTCGACCGCATCATCGGGCTGCGCGGCGGCCGGGTCACCTTCGACCTGCCGCCGGCGGGCGTCACCCCCGAGGTGCTCGACCGCGTGTACCGCCTGATCGCCCCCGTGGAGGACGCGCCGGGTCCGGGTCGCACCGAGGGGGGCGGTTCCGCCCCCGGTGCCCGGGCCGACACGGGCTAGATGAGCGCCGCCCCGGGGTTGGTGGGGGTGCGTCCGCGGTTCAACCGCCGCGGCGCCCTGACGGCCCTGCTCGCCGGCGCGTTCCTCGCCAGCCTCGCCATGGTCGCCGGCGACGAGCTGACCCACTCCGGGGGCGGCGCAGCGGCCTGGGACCTGCTGGGCTCCCTGCTGCGCCCCGACCTGTCGCGGGCCTTCCTGGCCACCGTGGCCGAGGCCAGCCTGCTCACCCTCGGCTACGCGGTGGCCGGCATGTCGGTGGCCCTGGTGATCGGCGTGCCCGGCGCCTTCCTCGTCAGCGGCGTCCTCACCCGCCGGCGGGTGGTCCGGGCCGGGTCGGTCGCCGCCGGCCGCTCGGTGTTCGCCACGCTCCGGGCCATCCACGAGCTGGTCTGGGCCCTGCTGCTGCTGAGCATCCTCGGCCTCACACCCCTCGCCGGGGTGCTGGCCATCGGCATCCCCTACGGGGCGACGGTGGCGCGGGTGCTCGGCGAGCGCCTCCAGGACGTGCCGCCCGCACCGCCCGCGGCGCTGGAGACCGCCGGCGCGTCCCCCTGGCAGATCCTGTGCTACGCCCGCCTGCCGCTGGCCGGCGCGGACATGGCCGGCTACGTCTTCTACCGCTTCGAGTGCGCGGTGCGGGCCGCGGCGGTGCTGTCGTTCATCGGGCTGGGCGGCATCGGCTACCGCATCGAGATCGCCCTCGCCGACCTGCGCTTCGAGCAGGTGTGGACGCTGCTGGCCGCGCTGGTCACGGTGATCGTGATCGTCGACCGGGTCTCGGCCATGGTGCGCGCCCGGATGGTGGTGTGATGGACGACGTGCGGCTGGAGGCCGCGCAGGCCCGGATGCTGCCCGACGCCACCGCGCGCACGCCCACCCGGCGGGCCACGCTGCACCTGGCCGCCGGGGTGCTCGTGACCGTGGTCGCCGCGTGGTGGTTCGTCCTGGCCCAGGAGGGCAGCGACGTGCCGGCCGCCGGACAGGTCCTCGACCGCACCGTGGATTTCGCAGGCCGGCTGCTGGGCGTGGGTGACGAGGCCACGCCCGCGTACGCGCAGTCGGCCAAGTGGGCCGTCGTGGGCCGCCTGGCCCTTGACACCGTGGTGATGTCGGTGCTGGCCGCGGGCATGGCCGGCCTCGGCGCGCTGGCCACGATCGCCTTCGCCGCCCGCAGCCTGACCATCGGTGAGTTCGCGCCCGCCAACCGCCTGCTCGGGCGCGCGGCCTACCTCGTCGTGCGCGGTGTCCACGTGGTCGCCCGCTCGGTGCCCGAGCTGGTGTGGGCGCTGCTGCTGGTGTTCCTCGTCCGCCCGGGCGTGCTGGCGGGGGCGCTCGCGCTGGCGTTGCACGACCTCGGCGTGATGGGGCGCCTGGGCGCCGACGTCATCGACGGCCTCGACCGCGGCCCGCTGCGCGGCCTGCGCGCGTCGGGCGCGCGCCGTCTGGAGATCCTGGCCTACGGGGTGCTGCCGGCGGCGCTGCCGCAGCTGGTCACGTTCCTGCTGTACCGCTGGGAGGTGATCATCCGCGCCAGCGTCGTCGTCGGGTTCATCACCGCGGCTGGTCTCGGCTTCCAGCTGCGCCTGGACCTGTCGGCGCGGCGCTGGACCGACGTCGCGCTGATCCTGCTCGTCTACGT
This sequence is a window from Egibacteraceae bacterium. Protein-coding genes within it:
- a CDS encoding ABC transporter permease subunit — protein: MDDVRLEAAQARMLPDATARTPTRRATLHLAAGVLVTVVAAWWFVLAQEGSDVPAAGQVLDRTVDFAGRLLGVGDEATPAYAQSAKWAVVGRLALDTVVMSVLAAGMAGLGALATIAFAARSLTIGEFAPANRLLGRAAYLVVRGVHVVARSVPELVWALLLVFLVRPGVLAGALALALHDLGVMGRLGADVIDGLDRGPLRGLRASGARRLEILAYGVLPAALPQLVTFLLYRWEVIIRASVVVGFITAAGLGFQLRLDLSARRWTDVALILLVYVLLVWTVDLASTALRRLAR
- a CDS encoding ABC transporter permease subunit; the encoded protein is MSAAPGLVGVRPRFNRRGALTALLAGAFLASLAMVAGDELTHSGGGAAAWDLLGSLLRPDLSRAFLATVAEASLLTLGYAVAGMSVALVIGVPGAFLVSGVLTRRRVVRAGSVAAGRSVFATLRAIHELVWALLLLSILGLTPLAGVLAIGIPYGATVARVLGERLQDVPPAPPAALETAGASPWQILCYARLPLAGADMAGYVFYRFECAVRAAAVLSFIGLGGIGYRIEIALADLRFEQVWTLLAALVTVIVIVDRVSAMVRARMVV
- a CDS encoding ATP-binding cassette domain-containing protein; this encodes MSTTAPACELDDLVVSYGAEVAVGPLSLRVAPGETVALVGPSGAGKTSVLRALSGMVTPAAGTVRLGGEDLDRLRGRRELPRRVGMVSQGLDLVPQLSVKHNVQAGALGRWGLARSLAALVLPLEHPPARAAARRLGVEDLFAKRVADLSGGEQQRVALARLLVQDPALVLADEPVASLDPARADDLLGLLCEAARERGRTLVASLHTPDLARRHFDRIIGLRGGRVTFDLPPAGVTPEVLDRVYRLIAPVEDAPGPGRTEGGGSAPGARADTG